One genomic region from Zalophus californianus isolate mZalCal1 chromosome 2, mZalCal1.pri.v2, whole genome shotgun sequence encodes:
- the MAD2L1 gene encoding mitotic spindle assembly checkpoint protein MAD2A isoform X1, protein MALQLSREQGITLRGSAEIVAEFFSFGINSILYQRGIYPSETFTRVQKYGLTLLVTTDPELIKYLNNVVEQLKDWLYKCSVQKLVVVISNIESGEVLERWQFDIECDKTAKDDSAPREKSQKAIQDEIRSVIRQITATVTFLPLLEVSCSFDLLIYTDKDLVVPEKWEESGPQFITNSEEVRLRSFTTTIHKVNSMVAYKIPVND, encoded by the exons ATGGCGCTGCAGCTCTCCCGGGAGCAAGGCATCACCCTGCGCGGGAGCGCCGAAATCGTGGCCGAGTTCTTCT CATTTGGCATCAACAGCATTTTATATCAGCGTGGCATATATCCATCTGAAACCTTTACTAGAGTGCAGAAATATGGACTCACCTTGCTTGTAACAACTGATCCTGAGCTCATAAAATACCTAAATAATGTGGTGGAACAGCTGAAAG ATTGGTTATACAAGTGTTCAGTTcagaaactggtggttgtcaTCTCAAATATTGAAAGTGGTGAGGTCCTTGAAAGATGGCAATTTGATATTGAGTGTGACAAGACTGCAAAAGATGACAG TGCACCCAGAGAAAAGTCTCAGAAAGCTATCCAAGATGAAATCCGTTCAGTGATCAGACAGATCACAGCTACGGTGACATTTCTGCCACTATTGGAAGTTTCTT GTTCATTTGATCTACTGATATATACAGACAAAGATTTGGTTGTACCTGAAAAATGGGAAGAGTCAGGACCACAGTTTATTACCAATTCTGAGGAAGTCCGTCTTCGTTCGTTTACTACTACGATCCACAAAGTAAATAGCATGGTGGCCTACAAAATTCCTGTCAATGACTGA
- the MAD2L1 gene encoding mitotic spindle assembly checkpoint protein MAD2A isoform X2: protein MQKAILTLSHHIFWNWDLDYTFGINSILYQRGIYPSETFTRVQKYGLTLLVTTDPELIKYLNNVVEQLKDWLYKCSVQKLVVVISNIESGEVLERWQFDIECDKTAKDDSAPREKSQKAIQDEIRSVIRQITATVTFLPLLEVSCSFDLLIYTDKDLVVPEKWEESGPQFITNSEEVRLRSFTTTIHKVNSMVAYKIPVND from the exons ATGCAAAAGGCTATTTTGACACTCTCTCACCACATATTCTGGAATTGGGACTTGGATTACA CATTTGGCATCAACAGCATTTTATATCAGCGTGGCATATATCCATCTGAAACCTTTACTAGAGTGCAGAAATATGGACTCACCTTGCTTGTAACAACTGATCCTGAGCTCATAAAATACCTAAATAATGTGGTGGAACAGCTGAAAG ATTGGTTATACAAGTGTTCAGTTcagaaactggtggttgtcaTCTCAAATATTGAAAGTGGTGAGGTCCTTGAAAGATGGCAATTTGATATTGAGTGTGACAAGACTGCAAAAGATGACAG TGCACCCAGAGAAAAGTCTCAGAAAGCTATCCAAGATGAAATCCGTTCAGTGATCAGACAGATCACAGCTACGGTGACATTTCTGCCACTATTGGAAGTTTCTT GTTCATTTGATCTACTGATATATACAGACAAAGATTTGGTTGTACCTGAAAAATGGGAAGAGTCAGGACCACAGTTTATTACCAATTCTGAGGAAGTCCGTCTTCGTTCGTTTACTACTACGATCCACAAAGTAAATAGCATGGTGGCCTACAAAATTCCTGTCAATGACTGA